A portion of the Verrucomicrobiota bacterium genome contains these proteins:
- the ispE gene encoding 4-(cytidine 5'-diphospho)-2-C-methyl-D-erythritol kinase, whose amino-acid sequence MKANSTIRLFSPAKVNLLIAVTGKRADGFHDLVSLVSPISFGDYVSITLSDKPGSIDLICDAPAVPTGESNLVVAAAKSFLEKINSQAGLTIELEKNIPMEAGLGGGSSNGATTLLILNQLFDEPLSFDELGDLAAGLGSDCPLFLYRQPLLMRGRGERIEMLKKELIEALEGRKLAIFKPDFGVSTSWAYNQLAKDARLYAESDSLENAIERWKAGDLPIFYLLKNSFEKPVFEKFIAIPALFDLVEEVTGLRCLMSGSGSCCFAFVDNDADIEPLKSLVHDAWGKHSFFQVCELGLLSNN is encoded by the coding sequence ATGAAAGCCAACAGCACAATCCGATTATTTTCCCCTGCCAAGGTAAATCTGCTTATAGCAGTGACCGGCAAACGGGCGGACGGATTCCACGATCTTGTATCCTTGGTCTCACCGATCTCTTTCGGTGATTATGTGTCAATCACCTTATCGGATAAACCGGGATCGATTGATCTTATTTGCGATGCTCCAGCGGTGCCGACAGGAGAATCAAATCTGGTGGTAGCAGCGGCCAAATCTTTCCTGGAAAAAATAAATTCTCAGGCTGGCCTCACGATTGAGCTCGAAAAAAATATCCCTATGGAAGCTGGGCTGGGGGGAGGCAGTAGCAATGGGGCGACCACGTTGTTGATTCTGAATCAATTGTTTGATGAACCATTGAGTTTTGATGAATTAGGCGATCTTGCAGCCGGTTTAGGCTCAGATTGTCCTTTGTTTCTATACCGTCAACCGCTGCTGATGCGCGGCCGGGGTGAACGAATTGAAATGCTGAAGAAGGAATTAATTGAAGCTCTTGAAGGTCGGAAACTGGCCATTTTTAAGCCCGATTTTGGAGTATCCACAAGTTGGGCCTATAACCAATTGGCAAAGGATGCCCGATTGTATGCCGAAAGTGACTCTTTGGAAAACGCTATCGAAAGGTGGAAGGCCGGGGATCTGCCTATATTCTATTTGCTGAAGAATTCGTTTGAGAAACCTGTTTTTGAGAAGTTTATCGCAATACCCGCATTGTTTGACCTGGTCGAAGAGGTCACTGGTCTCCGCTGCCTGATGAGTGGGAGTGGAAGTTGTTGCTTTGCATTTGTGGATAACGATGCAGATATCGAACCGCTAAAATCCCTGGTTCATGATGCTTGGGGCAAACACTCGTTTTTCCAGGTGTGTGAGCTGGGGCTTCTTTCAAATAATTGA
- the pyrF gene encoding orotidine-5'-phosphate decarboxylase has product MKSCELILALDMESRDEARSLLQEIGPDLRWVKIGLQMFTAYGQDWVNEVSGLGFKIFLDLKLHDIPNTVAKAVQSLSHLPIDMLTLHSSGGIEMMSAANQVRRDLKPDLLLLGVTVLTTMNEAQLRRVGVPTTPQNQVHNLAGAVVEAGIPGLVCSAKELDILVPDFGDSLQFVTPGIRPSGSSADDQKRIVTPAQAAANGSNYIVVGRPIYKAESPRDAVQAINAELV; this is encoded by the coding sequence ATGAAGTCCTGTGAACTTATTTTAGCACTCGATATGGAATCGCGTGATGAAGCCCGTTCCCTGCTACAGGAAATAGGACCCGACCTAAGATGGGTGAAAATTGGCTTACAAATGTTTACCGCCTACGGGCAGGACTGGGTCAACGAGGTATCCGGCCTTGGGTTTAAGATATTCCTCGACCTTAAACTTCACGATATTCCCAACACAGTTGCGAAAGCTGTTCAAAGCCTCAGCCACCTGCCAATTGACATGCTGACTCTCCATAGCAGTGGAGGTATAGAAATGATGTCGGCCGCAAACCAGGTCCGTCGCGATCTAAAACCGGACCTGCTTCTGCTTGGAGTCACTGTGCTTACCACAATGAATGAAGCCCAACTGCGCCGGGTCGGTGTGCCAACCACGCCTCAGAATCAAGTCCACAATCTTGCTGGTGCCGTTGTTGAAGCAGGAATCCCGGGTCTTGTGTGTTCTGCGAAGGAGCTGGATATCCTGGTACCTGATTTTGGAGATAGCCTTCAATTCGTGACACCTGGAATTCGACCAAGCGGCAGCTCAGCAGACGACCAAAAAAGGATAGTCACTCCGGCTCAGGCAGCGGCCAATGGATCCAATTATATTGTTGTTGGAAGGCCGATTTATAAGGCTGAATCTCCTCGAGATGCCGTACAGGCGATAAACGCTGAGCTTGTTTGA